The proteins below come from a single Stutzerimonas stutzeri RCH2 genomic window:
- a CDS encoding DUF2897 family protein — protein sequence MPWYFWLILLVALGSIVGSLLMLRSTARKIPLTEEQKKRIAQRNAEADAQESRDR from the coding sequence ATGCCCTGGTATTTCTGGCTGATTCTGCTCGTCGCACTCGGATCGATTGTCGGCAGTCTGCTGATGCTGCGCTCGACCGCACGCAAGATCCCGTTAACCGAAGAACAAAAGAAACGCATTGCCCAGCGCAATGCCGAAGCGGATGCGCAAGAATCGCGTGATCGATAA
- the pyrF gene encoding orotidine-5'-phosphate decarboxylase: protein MTCQTPIIVALDFPSRDAALALARQLDPKLCRVKVGKELFTRCGPAVVEALQGMGFEVFLDLKFHDIPNTTAMAVKAAAELGVWMVNVHCSGGLRMMAACRETLSGMAGPAPLLIGVTVLTSMEQDDLAGIGLDVAPQEQVLRLAGLAAQAGLDGLVCSAQEAVPLKAQYPALQLVTPGIRPAGSAQDDQRRILTPAQAMAAGSDYLVIGRPIAQAADPAQALAAVVAELA, encoded by the coding sequence ATGACCTGCCAGACTCCGATTATCGTAGCGCTCGATTTCCCCTCTCGCGATGCCGCGTTGGCATTGGCGCGGCAGCTCGATCCCAAGCTGTGCCGGGTCAAGGTCGGCAAGGAGCTGTTCACGCGTTGTGGTCCGGCGGTGGTCGAGGCATTGCAGGGAATGGGCTTCGAGGTGTTCCTCGATCTCAAGTTTCACGACATTCCCAACACCACCGCGATGGCGGTGAAGGCCGCTGCCGAGCTGGGTGTGTGGATGGTCAATGTGCACTGCTCCGGCGGGCTGCGGATGATGGCGGCGTGCCGTGAAACGCTTTCCGGTATGGCCGGACCCGCGCCGCTACTGATTGGCGTGACAGTGCTGACCAGCATGGAGCAGGACGATCTCGCCGGCATCGGTCTGGACGTTGCGCCGCAGGAGCAGGTATTGCGGCTCGCTGGGCTGGCAGCGCAAGCGGGACTCGACGGGTTGGTTTGTTCGGCGCAGGAGGCAGTGCCGCTCAAGGCGCAGTACCCGGCACTGCAGCTGGTCACCCCCGGCATCCGCCCGGCCGGTAGTGCGCAGGACGATCAGCGCCGCATCCTCACGCCAGCCCAGGCCATGGCAGCAGGCTCTGATTATCTGGTGATCGGCCGGCCGATCGCGCAGGCGGCTGATCCGGCGCAAGCGCTGGCAGCCGTGGTGGCCGAGCTGGCTTGA